A genome region from Streptomyces sp. S4.7 includes the following:
- a CDS encoding branched-chain amino acid ABC transporter permease, whose product MTTFVELLLGGLSMGSVYALIALGFVVIFKATEVVNFAHASLLLAGGYVTAVLHDDIGFWPALAAGIAGAAVVGSAVEYTVMRRYRGADHSVLAIVTIGVDILLTTELTRRIGTDVLALGDPWGDELLTIGDITIAQTRVAAFVAAALLITAFLLAFRYTTWGVAMRAAAENPQTAALMGVRLGRVSLSAWAVAGSLAAVAALFLTVFPTPGLERATSLAALKAFPAAILGGLDSTTGALAGGLIVGVTESFATGYQSDLTFLGRGFGDLAPYLVMVAVLLVRPAGLFGTKELARV is encoded by the coding sequence ATGACCACCTTCGTCGAACTCCTCCTCGGCGGACTCTCCATGGGCTCCGTCTACGCCCTGATCGCCCTCGGCTTCGTCGTCATCTTCAAGGCCACCGAAGTGGTCAACTTCGCCCACGCCTCGCTCCTCCTCGCTGGCGGCTACGTCACCGCCGTGCTCCACGACGACATCGGCTTCTGGCCCGCACTCGCCGCCGGCATCGCGGGCGCCGCCGTCGTCGGGTCCGCCGTCGAGTACACCGTCATGCGCCGCTACCGGGGCGCCGACCACAGCGTCCTCGCCATCGTCACCATCGGCGTCGACATCCTCCTCACCACCGAACTCACCCGCCGCATCGGCACCGACGTCCTGGCGCTCGGCGACCCGTGGGGCGACGAACTCCTCACCATCGGCGACATCACCATCGCCCAGACCCGGGTCGCGGCGTTCGTCGCGGCGGCGCTGCTGATCACCGCGTTCCTGCTCGCCTTCCGCTACACGACCTGGGGCGTCGCGATGCGCGCGGCGGCGGAGAACCCGCAGACCGCCGCGCTCATGGGCGTACGCCTCGGCCGGGTCTCGCTCTCCGCCTGGGCGGTCGCGGGCTCGCTCGCCGCCGTCGCCGCCCTCTTCCTCACGGTCTTCCCGACCCCCGGCCTCGAACGCGCCACCTCCCTCGCCGCGCTCAAGGCCTTCCCGGCCGCGATTCTCGGCGGCCTCGACTCCACGACCGGGGCGCTCGCCGGGGGACTCATCGTCGGCGTCACCGAGTCCTTCGCCACCGGCTACCAGAGCGATCTGACCTTCCTCGGGCGCGGATTCGGCGACCTCGCGCCGTATCTCGTGATGGTCGCGGTGCTGCTGGTCCGGCCCGCCGGGCTCTTCGGTACGAAGGAGCTCGCCCGTGTCTGA